One genomic segment of Acomys russatus chromosome 6, mAcoRus1.1, whole genome shotgun sequence includes these proteins:
- the Pigr gene encoding polymeric immunoglobulin receptor — MAEPPWKPPAMRFCFFSILLAAFPVVSTKSPIFGPQDVSTVEGKSVSITCYYPATSVNRHARKYWCRQGASGLCTTLISSNGFISKEYAGRATLINFPENNTFAVNVEQLTQDDTGSYKCGLGTSNRGLSFDVSLEVSQAPELPADIHVYTKDLGRNVTIDCPFKRENAHSKKSLCKMTGETCELVIDSTENVNPSYKGRATLFMKGTSQVSFSVTITHLRLSDAGLYVCQAGEDPTADKKTANLQVLEPEPELVYKDLRSSVTFECALGREVADQAKYLCRKNKETCDVVINTLGQRDPAFEGRVLLTQRDDNGRFSVLITGLRKEDAGYYLCGANSSSLPQEVSPIQVWQLFINEESTIPASRPVVKGVAGGSVAFVCPYNPKENSSLKYWCRWEGDGNGHCPVLVESQGLVQEEYVGRLALFDGQGIGTYTIILNQLTSQDSGFYWCLTDDSNWRSTIELQVAEGKPNLEVTPRNVTAIAGEALTLSCHYPCNFYSQEKYWCKWSNKGCHVLPSHDEGARQASVTCDRIISMTLNPVKKEDEGWYWCGLKQGQAYGETTAIYVAVEERTGGSRHVSPPDANAHANVAPEEEVVESSASEQENNVVLNPRLMAEEKVQSVGDQAPENRAAVDAGSADGQQGSSKVLLSTMVPLGLVLAVGAVAVWVARVRHRKNVDRMSISSYRTDISMADFQNSRDLGGSDNLGASPDIQETVLERGDEIVTTTETTTEPEESKKAKRSSKEEADMAYSAFLLQSSNIAAQVHDGPKEV; from the exons TGGTGTCCACAAAAAGCCCCATATTTGGTCCCCAGGATGTGAGCACAGTGGAAGGTAAATCGGTTTCCATCACGTGCTACTACCCAGCCACCTCTGTCAACCGGCACGCCCGGAAATACTGGTGCCGGCAAGGAGCCAGCGGCCTCTGCACAACCCTCATCTCCTCAAATGGTTTCATCTCCAAGGAGTATGCTGGCAGAGCCACCCTCATCAACTTCCCAGAGAACAACACATTTGCAGTCAACGTCGAACAGCTCACCCAGGATGACACTGGGAGCTACAAGTGTGGCCTGGGCACCAGTAACCGAGGCCTGTCCTTTGACGTCAGCCTGGAGGTCAGCCAGG CTCCTGAGCTCCCAGCCGACATTCACGTCTACACAAAGGACCTGGGCAGAAATGTGACCATCGACTGCCCTTTCAAACGGGAGAACGCTCACAGCAAGAAATCCTTGTGTAAGATGACAGGCGAGACCTGCGAACTTGTCATTGACTCTACTGAGAATGTAAACCCTAGCTATAAGGGAAGAGCCACACTTTTTATGAAAGGGACCAGCCAGGTATCCTTTAGTGTCACCATTACTCACCTCAGACTCAGTGATGCTGGATTGTATGTTTGCCAGGCTGGGGAAGATCCTACTGCTGATAAAAAGACTGCCAACCTCCAGGTGCTAGAACCTGAGCCAGAGCTGGTTTATAAAGACCTGAGGTCCTCGGTGACTTTTGAATGTGCCTTGGGCCGAGAGGTGGCAGATCAGGCCAAATATCTGTGCCGGAAGAACAAGGAAACTTGTGATGTGGTGATCAACACCCTGGGGCAGAGGGATCCGGCCTTTGAGGGCAGGGTCCTGCTAACTCAAAGAGATGACAACGGCCGTTTCAGTGTGTTGATCACAGGCCTGAGGAAGGAAGATGCAGGGTACTACCTGTGTGGGGCCAACAGTTCCAGTCTGCCTCAAGAAGTCTCGCCTATCCAGGTTTGGCAGCTCTTTATCAATGAAG AATCTACCATTCCCGCTAGTCGTCCTGTTGTGAAGGGTGTCGCAGGAGGCTCTGTGGCCTTCGTGTGTCCTTACAACCCCAAGGAAAACAGCAGCCTCAAGTACTGGTGTCGCTGGGAAGGGGATGGAAATGGACACTGCCCGGTGCTTGTGGAGAGCCAGGGGCTGGTACAAGAAGAGTATGTGGGCCGGCTGGCCCTGTTTGATGGGCAAGGCATTGGTACCTACACTATCATCCTCAACCAGCTCACCTCCCAGGATTCTGGCTTCTATTGGTGCCTCACCGATGACTCTAACTGGAGATCCACAATAGAACTCCAGGTTGCTGAAG GGAAGCCAAACCTCGAGGTGACACCACGGAACGTGACTGCTATAGCAGGAGAGGCCCTCACGCTCTCCTGCCACTACCCATGCAATTTCTACTCCCAAGAGAAATACTGGTGCAAGTGGAGCAACAAGGGCTGCCACGTCCTGCCGAGCCATGACGAAGGTGCCCGCCAGGCCTCTGTGACCTGTGACCGGATCATCTCCATGACCCTGAACCCAGTCAAGAAGGAAGATGAAGGCTGGTACTGGTGTGGGCTGAAACAAGGCCAGGCCTATGGAGAAACTACAGCCATCTATGTAGCAGTCGAAGAGAGGACAGGGG GGTCACGCCATGTCAGCCCACCAGATGCAAACGCACATGCAAACGTTGCTCCTGAGGAAGAGGTAGTGGAATCCAGTGCCAGTGAGCAGGAGAACAATGTCGTTCTGAACCCCAGGCTCATGGCAGAGGAAAAGGTTCAGAGTGTGGGAGACCAAGCTCCTGAGAACAGAGCAGCTGTGGACGCTGGCAG TGCTGATGGACAACAAGGGAGCTCCAAAGTGCTGCTCTCCACCATGGTGCCCCTGGGTCTGGTGCTGGCAGTGGGTgctgtggctgtgtgggtggCCAGAGTCCGACACAGGAAGAATGTGG ACCGGATGTCGATCAGCAGCTACAGGACAGACATTAGCATGGCAGACTTCCAGAATTCCAGGGATTTGGGAGGCAGTGACAACCTGGGGGCCTCTCCAGACATTCAAGAAACAGTCCTCGAAAGAGGAGATG AAATCGTGACTACCACTGAGACCACCACTGAGCCAGAGGAATCCAAGAAAGCAAAAAGG